aatGTTGAAAACTTTTGCCCtatgatcaggaacaagacagagATTTCCACTTTCCCCACTTGTGTTCAACATTGTAGTGGAGGTTCTAGGTAGTGTAGTCATGGAACGAAAGTAAGTAAAATGCATGCAGATTAGGAATAAAGTAAAATCGTCTATTCACAAATAACACAATTGTTTATGTAGAAAACATGATAGAATCTAATTAAACCAATGAAAACCTACTAAAACCAACAAGTGAGTTTagcaaaattgcaggatacaagctCAATATAAAGAATAAGTTGTATTTCTGTCTACTAGCaacaaacaataaaatggaaataaaaacaataccatttacaagatcataaaacatgaaaaacataagggataaacctgacaaaatatatgaaaaatctatacattgaaaactacaaaatatttctgAGAGAAACTAAGACCTGCATAAttgaagaaacacaaaaaaagaaaaaaaaagacctacataaatgaagagatatatcTTGTTCACGGGtctgaagactcaatattgttaagatgtcaattctccccaaattgatctataaatttGGTGCATTCTCAATCAGAATTACTGAAGGTTTTTTGGggggtagaaattgacaagctgattccaTAATTCATGTGGAAATGCGAAGGACCAAGATTAGTCAAAGTAGGATTTCAAGAGTTACTACAAAACTATGTCACAGTAGTGTGACATTGGCataaagataaacaaatagaTTAGCATAGCACAGAGAGTCCAAAAATAAACTCACACTTATACAAACAACTGACTTTTGGCAAAGGTATACAGGTAGAGACATAACAACCAGCAAAGGCCAGCATGACCAACGTACCCTCACTAATTACCTGTGAAGGGATACATGCATAAGAGGAGGCTTGCCCAGGAGAAAGAAGTCCAAAGCCAGATGAGCTTTCTAGCACAAGTGAGAGGACTGCACACCATCAGTGAAGACTGAAGTGACAAGCACAACTATGAAATGGGGCTCAGTTGGCACAGAAAGGTGAACCTGGTGGTTTCTGTATAAGGAGACTGGGAAACAAGGGCTTCTCCTTCTGATGGTGGAGCTGTCAAGGACAGAatcttccttcctctccagtTGCTTCAGGTGAACTACTCGGAAATGCTGACACTAAGTAATAGCTATCTGAATAGATATGAGCATGTGTGCAGCAACTGAATGGGTATGAGTAGTATTTGAAGGAGTTCACAGGTAGTTGGAGTAACAGTTTAAAATAACATACTTTGTCAATCCATGTCAAGATTTCCAGGAACTCTCCTTTGCAATCATGAAAATTGCCTTTATGTTTACCAGTCAGTGTTTAGAAAAATCAtctcacaaaatatttatattcataatatttataTTCGTGCCCTTATTGTGGCATACAGTAGGTCAAAGGACACCAGAGAAAAGATCCTCCTCTGACCCACAGCCTCAGTCTCCAGCTCCAGTGGCCTCTGCAGTTTGCAAGCATGCTTCCAAGACTTAGCACATGATGTTTCTTCTGTCAGTCCTGCATTCTGCACACGTGGGCACCTATACCACATCACCTCTCATGGATGGCGCTCATGGGGTTACTAAGCTTCTCCTTGAGCTGAGGGATTTAAAGGAACTACTGGATCCATAGGGTAGCACAAGGTGAAGAAGCATACATGTTTATGTTTATGATTCAGGCTTAAACCAGAATCGGAAAGATACAGATTTAATTCCAGGCATAACTTGCCAGAGGGTGTGACATTAGACAAGTTGTACATACTCTCAAGCCCCTATTTCTTCATGTAggaattttttttcatgaagAAATGTTTAAGGAAGTGGACAGAAAATGGTCCATGAGGATGTTTGCTGCAGCATGAATGATCatctaaaatgataaatatatggaAACACATGCACTAAAATGACAAATAGAAGATAGGTTTTTAATGAATGCTGGAACTCCAGAGTTGTTTCTTGATTCTCCTCTTTCTGATTTTGTGGATTGTTTATGAGCATGAATTACTTGAATAACAATGTTCAAACGTATTATTTATCAAAAGTGCAAATTCAAACAGTAGTGTGGTGTTTCCTCCCATCAAATAGCAGAAAACAGTAGAATTAGTCAATTTTTAgtgattggattatttgtaagGAGCAGATATCACCTGTGACATAAAATGAATACAATGAAAGTGACATCTGTAATCATCACAACGATACAAACAAGGGCTTGGGATCACCTACATCCTTGATCAGAGTGCTTGCTTTGCACTAATGTTGCCTGAGGATGAGGTTCTCTGGGAAGGCTCATGGTGCTGGGCAAATcgggatttctttttcagttcagATCTAAGCTCTCACACAGAAAGGACCTTACCTGTCCTCTCATTCCTTCACAGCATCCTAGAGAAACTTGATCCTATGCAGAGAACACAGCAGCTGCCAACCGACAGGCACCAAGGTCAGGGAGGCAGCAGGCTGCAGATAGCCTTTCCAAGTGATAATAGGAAACACCTGAGAGCTAATGAAAGCACTTTACCTGAGGAGAAACAGGAGGCTGAGACTAGAGCCCACAGTTTATGCTGATTGCAGAGTGTGAGATCTCAGTCTctcaataaatctttatttaatcTACATAAAGAACTGAGTAGTAGGAGCAGCTCCTGCTTAGATATAAAAAGTGGTTATCCCTGATTGGTGATATCAAGGAAGAATTATATATTCTTCACACTTGGCTCTGTATTGACTCTACATCTTATCtgtaggagagagggagagaaggagagggagatcTGGCAATTCTACTTCTGCCATGGGGGATCTTTCTAACTCTCAAAGAATGTGCGCTTCTTTAAGGGTAACCTGCAGAGTCTGAGAACGGTCCAGGTCCAGGCATGCAAGGACAGAAaggatatttttcccccaggggTTTAGCGGGGGCGGGAGGGGGTGGACAGAGATGTGCAGGGCAAGCTCCTTTCTGTCCTGCAGGCACCCATCTAACTTTTGCCCAAAGCAGTAACAGTGGGCTTCTGtccccctacccccaacccccCACACCTTCTCTGACAGCAGAAGATCAGACCACCTAGGTGATGGTGAAGCTCTTTGACGTGCACCAGGTGCAGGAGACCTATGACCCCTAGCACTGCCTTTTATCTGGTGGGTTCCCCTTGGAGAACCATATATCTTTGGAGCCCCAGAACATGCTGGTTGCACAAGAACAAAGCACACTTACTGTCTGAGAGGAAGGCTGGTGGTGTGGTAGCACtattgaacctcttttcttttgagatcatATTGTACATACACAGTGCTACATAACTGGATGTTTCAAGTTAATAACTTAAAATGAACAGCACCACTATTAcaggaaatattattcagcactggTTTTGGTAGTCACCCATATTTCATTTTCAAGTGTGCCATAATTTACTTATATAGCAAGTCCATGACCATGCTATTATAAATTAAGCTGTTTTGGAAGTCCCATGTATCCAAATTTTTGTTCAcatggttaaagaaaaaaaacattcagTGGTAGTTGTTAAAGCACAGTAAGGAAAACCTTATTTAGGACCGTGGTGATGGGTATAGGGACCATTGCAATGGGATCTTGCAGTGAGGGAGACAGACTGGGCTCAATACTGAATACAGCGCAGGCCAGTGGGAATGTATAGCGAAGGAGCAGTATGGCGGTCCGTgggtggaaaattactaagaggaaacatcaggggtaAGGGGGATTATGGCTAAACCCACctagcaggattcttgctgaagacaggccaagGGGAATCAGACATCACCTGGgggatggtggaagatgaagaacCCCATGCGATAGCAAGTATGATCAGATACTGAGGATGGAGGGTTCATGCCACATTGACTTAGCAGGGCTCTTTGCTAAAACTGGGTTGTACAAGGAAATGCACAGATGGGCCTAGGAGAAGAAGTTTCAGAAGCCTGACTTAAAAGTTTGGCCAAGCAAGGAATATTTGTCAACATTCAAGACAGTTTCCTTAACATTAAAGTCCTAGAAGTAGAAATGCTGGGTcacaggattttttattttttgagacagggtcttgctctgttgcccaagctggagtgcagtggtgtgatcttggctcactgcaacctcaacctcctgggctcaagctatcctcccacctcagcctctcaagtagctgggactacaggtgtgcaccaccatgcccagctaatttttgtattttttgtaaagacagggtcttgccatgttgcccaggatggtctcgaactcctgggctcaagaaatccacccacctcagcatcccaaagtgctaggattacaggcatgagctgccgcacctggcctggatttTTGTGCAAATGTTTAGGCTTGTTTATGTATGTGGGTTTATCATCCTtctcctttacatttttttctggattcCTATCATGCTTAAAATGGCTTTGCACTCTCTGAGAACCTAAGCTTTCACACATCTCTGGGAAGACTGAATACCCTCTTGAGGGCCACTGAGGTAGCAGCACTGAGAAAAAATTAAAGGGTAAATTTGCAGGTGAAATGCAGAGCTGGGAACATTCCTAGATCCAGAAGGACAGAACATTTTGCAGGAGGggccagaagccagaaacaagCCCTTCTCAGCACCGAGCAGGCCCTTCCTCCAGGTGGCACAGAGCCTCTAGGAGGCGGGAGAGGGCTGAAAAGACAACCCACGTGACACACCCCCGAGGTTTGGGATTGGCTGGTGGGGTTGACACTGCTGAGGTCTAAACAAGGAGGCAGAAGCAGGTAGGTGCcacttctcttcccttcttcatTCTTCGCCAGGCTCTCTGCTGACTCAAGTGTAAGTGAGAACAGGTGTGAGTGAGTGGGCCGGCGGGCTTCTGGTGGGTCGGGCACTGTGGTCCCTGGCCTCAGAGAAGGAAGGGCCTCGAGGTCATCATCCTTCTCCTAGCAGGCAGCTATGCGGCGGGGCAGGgacaggggaggaaggagggccaTGAAGGGGAGGAGTGTCAGCCAAGATGCTGTGAGTTTTGGAGTGGGACACTATCTGAGTCCTGGAGGCATATGAAACTGCCCATAAAGGACGGATGCTGGGGTCCTCAGTGGGGGCCAGAGAAAGGGTGGGACAGCCCGCGCTTGACAGCGCCCGCCTCAGTGCTCATGTTCACTGGGGGTCTTCCCATCAGCCCCTTCACCCACGAGGTGAACTGCCGCGGAGCTGTGAGGGTGCCGTTTGCATTCCAATTGTCGGGACTCTTTCACCTGAGACTGAGACTCAGTGGGTGGGTCCACCGATCGTTCCTCCTGGGAGTTTAAGTGTGAGGAGGAGCTGGTGGGCTTCAGGCGGGTCGGGCAGCACAGTCGCACAGTCCGTGGCCTCGGAGGAGGAAGGGCCTCACAGGCGGTGGCGCCGCCATGACCTTGTGGTTGTGGCAGGGCTGGGGCGAGGGAGGAAGTTGGGCCACGGAGGGGAGAGGGATCAGATGGAGCAAAACTTGGGGGTACTTTTTGAGGTATCTTTGAGTCCCAGAGGCGCCTGAAACTGCCAAAAGAGGACAGGTTCCGGAGTTCTCAGTGGggacctggggaggaggggacctGGGGTGGCTGTATATTAAAAAATCTCTTTATAATGGAGTTTAGTTATGAAATTAAGTCTCTTTAGGAAAGACCCCATGTTTTGATCTAGGACTTGAAGATCACTTCTCTGCCGAGCTGGCTGTGGAAGAAACAAAGCAGTTTGCAGATAGATTTATTTGATGTGATTGGAAACCAGGCGTAGTTATTATTAACTCAGGACCTATTATGGAaatctcacaaaattaaaaaaaattacaatcagCAGATGGCCATGGAAAGAGTCGAGTATAATTACTCCTTTTTATTGCAGTCTTCAGTTCACGATCTTCTAGTTGCAGCGATGAGTGCACGAGTGAGATCAAGATCCAGAGGAAGAGGAGATGGTCAGGAGGCTCCCAATGTGGTTGCATTCGTGGCTGTGAGTACATTTCAGTATCTTATTTCCATTggcagaaatgtatttttctgaaagaaaatcgAAAACATTGTTAACCAATATAGATCTGTTATATAAAGGACTTCCCTGCTGAAAATAGTTGCAAACTAAATCACATTAATGAGACATTGAGCAAGGAGACTTATTTTCTGATATTGTCTGCATATGTATGTTGTTAAGAGTCTGGAAATAGTCTTATGACTTTCCTATCAtgcttattaataaataataaagcccAGAGAAGATGAAAATGGGTTCCAGAATTATCGGTCCTTGCAGGTAACTCCttaaagtatattctatatagGAAGAATAACTTTTCTTAAGAGTACTTACAGAGAAGATAGGAAAAACCTCTTCAGATTTATTAGTGACTAGCTACCTTCACATAGTATGTATATTTGTGACTTCTATTGCCATGATATTAATAACAATATTCTATTTGCATCTACTCTCCCCCACGTCTCAAAAGCCCGGTGAATCTCAGCAAGAGGAACCACCAACTGACAATCAGGATATTGAACCTGGACGAGAGAGAGAAGGAACACCTCCGATCGAAGGTGAGAAGGGCATGGAGGAGCATTTTGTGTTTCATGTATGATTTTATACTAGTAACAGGAATAAATAAACCATCCCCTAAAAATTGGCTGGAAACCTGTAAAGTAATCCTTGGTAAGGGAATAGTGTAGTTTTCAGCTGCCGTAGTCCTTGTGATAAATT
The Gorilla gorilla gorilla isolate KB3781 chromosome X, NHGRI_mGorGor1-v2.1_pri, whole genome shotgun sequence genome window above contains:
- the PAGE4 gene encoding P antigen family member 4; translation: MSARVRSRSRGRGDGQEAPNVVAFVAPGESQQEEPPTDNQDIEPGREREGTPPIEERKVEGDCQEMDLEKTGSERGDGSDVKEKTPPNPKHAKTKEAGDGQP